In Plasmodium reichenowi strain SY57 chromosome Unknown, whole genome shotgun sequence, the DNA window CGCTAAAGCTGCTGGTGATGCAGCAGGTGTGCAAGCActaattaataaattaaaagtTGATTtaggtatatataatttatataagaCTCCATTGGCAAATTTCATTACTAAAGATAATTACTGTAATGCGACTGTAATTTCTGAACGTGTCAAAGTTTTTTACAAATCATTGTCCAAGACACAATTAGaacaacaaaaatatattctgCTTCTCTCTCATAGAAATAAAGGGGACGCTGAAGGTGCTCGAGCTGTAGTAGAAGGGGCAAAAACATTTGTTGAAGAAGCTGTGAAAAAAGCTAATGATATGACTGTTCAGGTTGCTGAATCTCAAATGACAAC includes these proteins:
- a CDS encoding rifin; this encodes AKAAGDAAGVQALINKLKVDLGIYNLYKTPLANFITKDNYCNATVISERVKVFYKSLSKTQLEQQKYILLLSHRNKGDAEGARAVVEGAKTFVEEAVKKANDMTVQVAESQMTTLKTGELAQITETSTYAYSAIGYSVLAILIIVLVMIIIYLILRYRRKKKMNKKDQYTKLLNQ